Proteins encoded by one window of Maliibacterium massiliense:
- a CDS encoding ribokinase — MQKRILVVGSANMDVLIEIPRMASAGETILGHRYSYAEGGKGANAAVAAARQGAAVTMAAKIGRDDNGARIFENFQKEGICTDAVVRTDQAQTGFAVCTVEDTGENRIIAFAGANMQLDFVRDVPDAIKQASFDAVMSQFEVPFATVVAMTKWASGRGIPVIIDAGPAMQAPVEQLVGVTIFSPNETETTALTGMPVGTLAEAEAAAKALYARVAPQFVVIKMGGRGCLIYDGSAAAHVPPFQVTPVDPTAAGDAFTGALTLEYLRCGDIVQAARYANVVGALTTTRLGAMPSLPRQDEVQAFIEKNNITL, encoded by the coding sequence ATGCAAAAACGTATATTGGTCGTAGGCAGCGCAAACATGGACGTACTCATCGAGATTCCCCGCATGGCAAGCGCGGGCGAGACGATCCTGGGCCACCGCTACAGCTATGCGGAAGGGGGCAAGGGCGCCAACGCCGCGGTGGCGGCGGCCCGTCAGGGCGCAGCGGTGACCATGGCGGCGAAAATCGGCAGGGATGACAACGGCGCGCGCATCTTTGAGAACTTTCAAAAAGAAGGTATCTGCACGGACGCGGTGGTGCGCACCGACCAGGCGCAGACCGGCTTTGCCGTCTGCACCGTGGAGGATACGGGGGAGAACCGCATCATCGCCTTTGCGGGGGCGAACATGCAGTTGGATTTTGTGCGCGATGTGCCCGATGCCATCAAGCAGGCCTCCTTTGACGCGGTGATGTCCCAGTTTGAGGTGCCCTTCGCCACCGTCGTGGCCATGACAAAATGGGCCAGCGGCAGGGGCATTCCCGTCATCATCGACGCGGGGCCCGCCATGCAGGCGCCCGTGGAACAGCTTGTTGGCGTGACCATCTTCTCGCCCAACGAGACCGAGACTACCGCGCTCACCGGCATGCCTGTAGGCACGCTTGCGGAGGCGGAGGCTGCGGCAAAGGCGCTCTACGCGCGCGTTGCGCCGCAATTTGTGGTGATCAAAATGGGTGGGCGCGGTTGCCTGATCTACGATGGCAGCGCGGCTGCGCACGTGCCCCCCTTCCAGGTGACGCCGGTGGACCCCACCGCCGCGGGGGATGCGTTTACCGGCGCGCTGACGCTGGAATATCTGCGCTGCGGCGATATCGTCCAGGCCGCGCGCTACGCCAACGTGGTGGGTGCGCTGACCACCACCCGCCTGGGCGCCATGCCCTCGCTGCCACGGCAGGATGAGGTGCAGGCGTTCATTGAGAAAAACAACATCACCCTGTAA
- the yfbR gene encoding 5'-deoxynucleotidase, with translation MSHFFAYIARMRYILRWGLMRNTMPENIAEHSLQVAMIAHALALMHNKYEGGACDAQRVLALAVYHDAEETITGDLATPIKYFNPDIRHAYKSIERVASQRLLDMLPEELREDYAMLLVGEGRDPFEWSLVKAADRICAYLKCVDELKAGNREFEKAKESTLASIKQLHMPVVERFMQQYVPSFSLTLDELN, from the coding sequence ATGAGCCATTTTTTTGCCTATATCGCGCGGATGCGCTACATCCTGCGCTGGGGGCTGATGCGCAATACCATGCCGGAGAACATCGCCGAGCACTCACTGCAGGTGGCGATGATCGCCCACGCGCTGGCGCTGATGCACAACAAGTACGAGGGGGGCGCATGCGATGCGCAGCGGGTGCTGGCGCTTGCCGTGTACCACGACGCGGAGGAGACCATCACCGGTGATTTGGCCACCCCCATCAAGTATTTTAACCCCGACATCAGGCACGCATACAAGAGCATTGAACGCGTGGCCTCCCAGCGCCTGCTGGACATGCTGCCCGAGGAACTGCGCGAGGACTACGCCATGCTGCTGGTGGGCGAGGGGCGCGACCCGTTTGAATGGTCGCTGGTCAAGGCCGCGGACCGCATCTGCGCCTATCTGAAGTGTGTGGACGAGCTCAAGGCGGGCAACCGCGAATTTGAAAAGGCCAAGGAGTCCACCCTCGCCTCCATCAAACAGCTGCACATGCCCGTTGTGGAGCGCTTTATGCAGCAGTACGTGCCCAGCTTCTCGCTGACGCTCGACGAGCTGAACTGA
- a CDS encoding GerAB/ArcD/ProY family transporter, whose product MDRQLIAQRARGLARVNRTARAYNKVSRAQVIATIVGSGVGIAYFILPAILVGTMGTGAWAGVLASGGLSLLSGALCVGLLRVSKAQNFSQASVQALGKVGGNIASALVSLFFVVRSALSVYLFVQVISGLMLPRTPPWVIAVLLAALMAFIMSRGLQAIMRINAVSMVFLVLSLLLLFSAWPSMKLSNILPLWPFALQGQEHLLPLLLYVASGPELMLVLQPHMRQKEQAQRASATGVLGIVIANLAVIFCALAVFGPYAPAHYTWPTVTLYKLHSFLGLDRPELLVLIVFIVIAMKPSFNFGIAAVDNIADQFRIQKKRGRVLLCLGVAAAMVALSASVRDASSVLGLMRVTGISFGVCALGVPLVIYIALVVKTRTRRKKEGV is encoded by the coding sequence ATGGATAGACAACTCATTGCCCAGCGCGCGCGCGGCCTTGCGCGCGTCAACCGCACGGCGCGCGCCTATAACAAGGTATCGCGCGCGCAGGTCATCGCCACCATCGTCGGCTCCGGCGTGGGCATCGCCTACTTTATCCTGCCCGCCATACTGGTGGGCACCATGGGCACGGGCGCGTGGGCGGGCGTGCTGGCATCGGGGGGGCTGTCGCTGCTCTCCGGGGCTCTGTGCGTGGGCCTGCTGCGCGTAAGCAAAGCCCAGAATTTTTCGCAGGCAAGCGTGCAGGCACTCGGCAAAGTGGGAGGGAACATTGCATCAGCGCTGGTTTCACTCTTTTTTGTGGTGCGCAGCGCCCTTTCGGTCTACCTCTTTGTGCAGGTGATATCGGGCCTGATGCTGCCGCGCACCCCGCCCTGGGTGATTGCGGTGCTGCTGGCTGCGCTGATGGCCTTTATCATGTCGCGCGGCCTGCAGGCCATCATGCGCATCAACGCGGTGTCGATGGTGTTTCTGGTGCTGTCGCTGCTGCTGCTGTTTTCCGCGTGGCCCTCGATGAAGCTGAGCAATATCCTGCCGCTGTGGCCCTTTGCACTGCAGGGGCAGGAGCATCTCTTGCCGCTGCTGCTCTACGTGGCCTCCGGCCCGGAGCTGATGCTGGTGCTCCAGCCCCACATGCGCCAAAAAGAGCAGGCGCAGCGCGCCAGCGCAACGGGCGTGCTGGGCATCGTAATCGCCAATCTGGCCGTGATCTTCTGCGCGCTGGCAGTGTTCGGCCCCTACGCGCCCGCGCACTACACCTGGCCCACCGTCACCCTCTACAAGCTGCACAGCTTTCTGGGGCTGGACCGGCCGGAGCTTCTGGTATTGATCGTGTTTATCGTCATTGCCATGAAACCCTCGTTTAACTTTGGCATTGCGGCGGTGGACAACATTGCTGATCAGTTCCGCATCCAAAAAAAGCGGGGGCGCGTGTTACTCTGCCTGGGGGTGGCGGCGGCCATGGTGGCGCTGAGCGCGTCGGTGCGCGATGCAAGCAGCGTGCTGGGCCTGATGCGCGTGACGGGCATATCCTTCGGCGTGTGTGCGCTGGGGGTGCCGCTGGTGATATACATCGCGTTGGTGGTCAAGACGCGTACGCGCAGAAAAAAGGAGGGCGTATGA
- a CDS encoding glucose-6-phosphate isomerase, whose translation MNNEHYMCDAWKKEMRIRLDLNNMFDTYVGQDHGITMDDVNALVPRLSDAHAAISKNRGADMMGWMDMPYVQDDIVRDILDTAAQIRGKFGAFVVLGIGGSALGPIAIQFALNHMNWNELSAQKRNGYPKFYVEDNVDPERLTSLFDVIDVEKTAFNVITKSGATSETMSQYLIIREKLMEKLGDRYSDHLFFTTDAAKGNLIKIAEAEGIKRFTIPDGVGGRFSEICPVGLFPAAVCGIDIKAILAGCAYMDEICKNPDIKQNPGMFGAATKYAAMLKGKNISVCMPYVDCLKYMGDWYAQLWAESLGKKFDRQGNVVNVGQTPVKSLGVTDQHSQVQLYAEGPFDKFITFIGVDRYRVEMPIPHGYEDIPDVAFLGGHTQNELIRAEQMATEFALLKQGKMNRTITLPEVNAFTIGQLMYLFMMEVAYCGELMNIDAYNQPGVEEGKNATYALLGRPGYEAKRAEIESRPAKDDALII comes from the coding sequence ATGAACAACGAACACTACATGTGTGATGCCTGGAAAAAGGAAATGCGCATCCGCCTGGACCTCAACAATATGTTTGATACCTATGTGGGCCAGGACCACGGCATCACCATGGACGATGTAAACGCGCTCGTTCCCCGTCTGTCCGATGCGCATGCGGCAATCAGCAAAAACCGCGGCGCAGACATGATGGGTTGGATGGATATGCCCTATGTGCAGGATGATATCGTGCGCGATATCCTCGATACCGCCGCGCAAATCCGTGGCAAGTTCGGCGCGTTCGTCGTGCTTGGCATTGGCGGCTCGGCGCTGGGGCCCATCGCCATTCAGTTTGCGCTCAATCACATGAACTGGAACGAACTGTCCGCCCAAAAGCGCAACGGTTATCCGAAATTCTACGTGGAGGACAACGTCGATCCCGAGCGTCTGACCAGCCTGTTTGACGTCATTGACGTAGAGAAGACGGCGTTTAATGTCATCACAAAATCCGGCGCAACCAGCGAGACAATGAGCCAGTATCTGATTATCCGTGAAAAACTCATGGAGAAACTGGGCGATCGCTACAGCGACCACCTGTTCTTCACCACGGATGCGGCCAAAGGCAACCTGATCAAGATTGCCGAGGCGGAGGGGATCAAGCGCTTCACCATTCCCGACGGTGTGGGAGGCCGTTTTTCCGAGATCTGCCCTGTAGGCCTGTTTCCGGCGGCTGTGTGCGGTATCGACATCAAGGCGATACTGGCCGGCTGCGCATATATGGACGAAATCTGCAAGAATCCCGACATCAAGCAAAACCCCGGCATGTTCGGCGCCGCAACCAAGTACGCCGCCATGCTGAAGGGAAAGAATATTTCGGTATGCATGCCGTATGTCGATTGCCTCAAGTACATGGGTGACTGGTATGCGCAGCTGTGGGCGGAGTCGCTGGGCAAAAAGTTCGACCGCCAGGGCAATGTGGTAAATGTGGGTCAAACGCCGGTGAAATCACTGGGCGTCACGGATCAGCATTCCCAGGTGCAGCTGTACGCCGAAGGTCCGTTCGATAAATTTATCACCTTCATCGGCGTGGATCGCTATCGCGTGGAAATGCCCATTCCGCATGGTTATGAGGATATCCCCGATGTCGCGTTCCTGGGCGGACACACGCAAAATGAACTGATTCGCGCAGAGCAGATGGCCACCGAGTTTGCGCTGCTCAAGCAGGGTAAGATGAACAGAACCATCACCCTGCCCGAGGTCAACGCCTTTACCATCGGCCAGCTTATGTATCTGTTTATGATGGAAGTTGCCTACTGCGGCGAACTGATGAACATTGACGCCTACAACCAGCCTGGCGTGGAAGAGGGCAAAAACGCAACCTACGCGCTGCTCGGCCGTCCTGGCTACGAGGCAAAACGCGCCGAGATCGAGTCCCGTCCCGCCAAGGACGACGCGCTGATCATCTAA
- a CDS encoding CatA-like O-acetyltransferase, whose protein sequence is MYFEKIDRTTWQRAEIFAHFIKDVKCVLCINADVDVTGFVMALKGRGMRFYPSFLHVVSAAVNRRAELRMGRDAQGNVGFWQCVWPSYIDFHQQDEQFTRLVTPYDADFFTFYARVTRDLARHDQVRGFALAARPTNVFDVSCLPWIHYRAFDMHVFDEGTYLAPVITWGRYAPDASGRLQLPLTLQVHHACCDGYHVARFFRDVAEEMEQCIRLLEA, encoded by the coding sequence ATGTACTTTGAAAAAATCGATAGGACCACCTGGCAGCGCGCGGAAATTTTTGCGCACTTTATCAAGGACGTCAAATGCGTGCTGTGCATCAACGCGGACGTGGACGTCACGGGCTTTGTGATGGCCCTCAAGGGGCGGGGCATGCGCTTTTATCCCTCGTTTCTACATGTGGTGTCAGCCGCGGTCAACCGCCGCGCCGAGCTGCGCATGGGAAGGGACGCGCAGGGCAACGTGGGTTTCTGGCAGTGTGTGTGGCCAAGCTACATAGATTTTCATCAGCAGGACGAGCAGTTCACACGCCTGGTGACGCCCTACGACGCGGATTTTTTCACATTTTACGCGCGTGTGACGCGCGACCTTGCGCGGCATGACCAGGTGCGCGGCTTTGCATTGGCTGCGCGGCCCACAAACGTGTTTGACGTGTCCTGCCTGCCGTGGATACACTACAGAGCGTTTGATATGCACGTCTTTGACGAGGGTACGTACCTTGCGCCGGTGATCACCTGGGGCAGATACGCGCCGGACGCATCGGGCAGGCTGCAGCTGCCGCTGACGCTGCAGGTGCATCACGCCTGCTGCGATGGGTACCATGTGGCGCGGTTCTTCCGCGATGTGGCGGAGGAAATGGAGCAATGCATCAGGCTGCTGGAGGCATAA
- the thiT gene encoding energy-coupled thiamine transporter ThiT, with the protein MGNIFGDFAGLKGETWVAIVALLALAALLFAFRKKWDTRTIAYAAVCIAIAFLLSCVHFFRMPQGGSITPASMLPIMLFAYAFGPTAGIAAGTAFGLLHLLQDFFIMHPLSLIMDYLLAYASLGLAGFFQKNFTWGCVASGLARYLWHVLSGALFFGMYAWEGWNPWGYAFTYNALCIGPDLLICVLISLFPRVRSLAAQLQQNARQNRRVMRAKA; encoded by the coding sequence ATGGGAAATATTTTCGGAGATTTCGCAGGCCTTAAGGGAGAAACCTGGGTGGCGATCGTGGCGCTGCTTGCGCTCGCCGCGCTGCTTTTTGCCTTCCGCAAAAAGTGGGACACCCGCACCATCGCCTACGCGGCGGTGTGTATCGCCATCGCGTTTCTGCTCTCGTGCGTGCACTTTTTCCGCATGCCCCAGGGCGGCTCCATCACCCCGGCGAGCATGCTGCCCATTATGCTCTTTGCCTACGCGTTCGGCCCCACGGCAGGCATCGCGGCGGGCACAGCCTTCGGGCTTCTGCACCTGCTTCAGGACTTTTTTATCATGCACCCGCTCTCGCTGATCATGGATTATCTGCTTGCCTACGCATCGCTTGGCCTGGCGGGCTTCTTTCAAAAGAACTTCACGTGGGGCTGCGTCGCATCAGGCCTTGCCCGCTACCTGTGGCACGTGCTCTCCGGCGCGCTGTTCTTTGGCATGTATGCCTGGGAGGGCTGGAACCCATGGGGCTATGCGTTTACCTACAACGCGCTGTGCATCGGGCCTGACCTGCTCATCTGCGTGCTGATTTCGCTGTTCCCCCGCGTGCGCTCGCTGGCCGCCCAGCTGCAGCAAAACGCCCGGCAGAACCGCCGCGTAATGCGCGCAAAGGCGTAA
- a CDS encoding sugar phosphate isomerase/epimerase, protein MHIGLSTASFFPRYLTEEALEPIAAMGVRDCEAFLSSHYEYSAAFGQLLRSRADALGLRIGSIHALSSQFEPQLFSVSERQRKDALSVFADVCRVGRIVGAGCVVLHGQMRVKKVRAPWDFDHLAACFADMDVIAQQAQLCVAWENVHWCIYDKPGFARQMRLRAPRLRFTLDIKQALQSGCAIEAYLADMGDALCNVHVCDMRGDLTTALPGQGVVDFARLKRQLADAGYDGRVIVEVYGKDYQQLAQVQASVEHLRGIFAR, encoded by the coding sequence ATGCATATCGGCCTTTCCACCGCCAGCTTTTTCCCGCGCTATCTCACCGAGGAGGCGCTCGAGCCCATCGCCGCGATGGGGGTGCGCGACTGCGAGGCGTTTTTATCGTCGCACTACGAGTACAGCGCGGCATTCGGGCAGCTGCTGCGCAGCCGCGCGGACGCGCTGGGCCTGCGCATCGGCTCCATCCACGCGCTCAGCTCGCAGTTTGAGCCCCAGCTGTTTTCGGTATCCGAGCGCCAGCGCAAAGATGCGCTTTCCGTCTTTGCGGACGTGTGCCGTGTGGGGCGCATCGTGGGGGCGGGCTGCGTGGTGCTGCACGGGCAGATGCGCGTGAAAAAGGTCCGCGCGCCATGGGATTTCGACCACCTGGCCGCCTGCTTTGCGGATATGGACGTCATCGCGCAACAGGCGCAGCTGTGCGTGGCGTGGGAAAACGTGCACTGGTGCATTTACGATAAACCGGGCTTTGCCCGGCAAATGCGCCTGCGCGCGCCGCGCCTACGCTTTACGCTGGATATCAAGCAGGCGCTGCAGTCCGGCTGCGCCATCGAGGCGTATCTTGCGGATATGGGGGATGCGCTGTGCAACGTGCATGTGTGCGATATGCGGGGGGATTTGACCACCGCGCTGCCCGGGCAGGGAGTGGTGGATTTTGCGCGCCTCAAGCGGCAGCTCGCCGATGCGGGCTACGACGGGCGCGTGATCGTAGAGGTGTACGGCAAGGATTACCAGCAGCTTGCCCAGGTGCAGGCGAGCGTAGAACACTTGCGCGGCATCTTTGCACGCTAG
- a CDS encoding efflux RND transporter periplasmic adaptor subunit, translating to MRKGQGKVKEKMKRGKWGFIALIVAALGIAVPLFAGGSQQKITHVQTVQAKRQAIVTTVHASGTLQPRATDTHSAPAAGVVASVDVRAGTRVKQGQLLMTLSSPELERALAQAQDELEVARQTLEASRQARAKARVQEATAMAQQGAYAYNEYRDAIDAYQKSLGGATFVWSDQAQGAAQRVTREQLEAQDALEQKQLDMAQSKVDELRAQKEQLTVVAQSDGVVVQCDVHKGAAVALGAPLATIARTADMQVQVSLNEYAYSQVQEGMVCTLTGTDLRTRQGMVTEIGSMIHTVANAAGAQKSGDVWIALDDSDGLVAGASVEVDIVVNESPVGDTVPLEALQGDETAPYVFVAHEERACKREVVIVARDGLMAQVVGLQEGDCVISPVPEGLKEGDHVVVDA from the coding sequence ATGAGAAAAGGGCAGGGAAAAGTCAAAGAGAAGATGAAGCGGGGCAAATGGGGATTCATCGCGCTTATTGTCGCGGCGCTGGGCATCGCAGTGCCGCTTTTTGCGGGCGGTTCCCAGCAGAAGATTACGCACGTACAGACGGTGCAGGCCAAGCGGCAGGCCATCGTCACTACGGTGCATGCAAGCGGTACCCTGCAGCCGCGCGCGACCGATACCCACAGCGCGCCCGCAGCGGGCGTGGTGGCGTCTGTTGACGTGCGCGCGGGCACGCGGGTCAAGCAGGGCCAGCTGCTGATGACGCTCTCCTCGCCGGAACTGGAGCGTGCCCTTGCGCAGGCGCAGGACGAGCTGGAGGTGGCCCGCCAGACGCTGGAAGCCTCCCGCCAGGCGCGCGCCAAGGCGCGGGTGCAGGAGGCCACGGCCATGGCGCAGCAGGGCGCTTACGCCTACAACGAGTATCGGGACGCAATCGACGCCTACCAAAAGAGCCTGGGCGGCGCCACGTTTGTGTGGAGTGACCAGGCGCAAGGAGCCGCGCAGCGCGTCACGCGCGAGCAGCTTGAGGCGCAGGACGCGCTGGAGCAGAAGCAGCTGGATATGGCCCAAAGCAAGGTGGACGAACTGCGCGCCCAAAAGGAGCAGCTCACGGTGGTGGCGCAGAGCGACGGTGTGGTGGTGCAGTGCGACGTGCACAAGGGCGCGGCGGTAGCGCTGGGCGCGCCGCTAGCCACCATTGCGCGCACAGCGGATATGCAGGTGCAGGTATCCCTCAATGAGTACGCCTACAGCCAGGTGCAGGAGGGCATGGTTTGCACGCTTACGGGCACGGACCTGCGCACGCGCCAAGGCATGGTCACGGAGATCGGCAGCATGATACACACCGTGGCAAACGCCGCGGGCGCGCAGAAATCCGGCGACGTGTGGATTGCGCTGGATGACTCGGACGGCCTGGTTGCAGGCGCATCGGTGGAGGTGGATATCGTGGTCAACGAGTCGCCCGTGGGCGATACCGTGCCGCTGGAGGCGCTGCAGGGCGACGAGACGGCTCCCTACGTCTTTGTGGCGCACGAGGAGCGCGCCTGTAAGCGGGAGGTTGTGATCGTGGCGCGCGACGGGCTGATGGCGCAGGTGGTGGGCCTCCAAGAGGGGGACTGCGTGATCAGCCCGGTGCCCGAGGGCCTCAAGGAGGGGGATCATGTCGTTGTTGATGCATGA
- a CDS encoding Ger(x)C family spore germination C-terminal domain-containing protein, whose translation MKRKTAALLALITLCTACLSGCWDATQLEDLATPIVIGMDAADDGFINVSSVYWQPKQGEEENAYHLETMRVGTLDMNRQKRVFSATGKWTLGMLQCVLFDEALATRGLYPYYNVYINDADTKEGIAVAVADGGSAAALLEKAQDAQSDPALDIIDLMRDNHKDSVLPLCNLFAFDVACRSPGVQPVLPLVRRQQDGKLEITGTALFDGERMVGKLDLNQTLYLMLLREGTHNLSVPFAVRDETGAVRDRGSVQVALRRHVQVRRDAQSGALYYDVTLSGDADITEYTTAYIPGDVASGHQKIRQDVAARIEQGCREVIDTVQQGYGVDSFGFSQHALARWRLDLQDTIDADFRDKAHINVRVQIGLVNSGQIR comes from the coding sequence ATGAAGAGGAAAACCGCGGCGCTGTTGGCGCTCATCACGTTGTGCACCGCCTGTTTGAGCGGCTGCTGGGACGCCACGCAGCTGGAGGATTTGGCCACGCCCATCGTCATCGGCATGGACGCTGCGGACGACGGGTTTATTAACGTCTCCTCGGTCTATTGGCAGCCCAAGCAGGGGGAGGAGGAAAACGCCTACCACCTGGAAACCATGCGCGTGGGCACGCTGGACATGAACCGGCAAAAGCGTGTGTTCAGCGCCACCGGCAAATGGACGCTGGGCATGCTGCAGTGCGTGCTTTTTGACGAGGCCCTGGCCACGCGCGGCCTGTATCCGTATTACAATGTGTATATCAACGATGCCGATACCAAGGAGGGCATCGCCGTGGCGGTGGCCGATGGGGGGAGCGCCGCCGCGCTGCTGGAAAAGGCGCAGGACGCGCAGAGCGACCCCGCGCTGGATATCATCGATCTGATGCGTGACAACCACAAGGATAGCGTGCTGCCGCTTTGCAATCTGTTCGCGTTTGACGTGGCCTGCCGCTCGCCGGGCGTGCAGCCCGTGCTGCCGCTGGTGCGCAGGCAGCAGGACGGAAAGCTGGAAATAACGGGCACGGCGCTGTTTGACGGCGAGCGCATGGTGGGCAAGCTGGACCTGAACCAGACCCTCTACTTGATGCTGCTGCGCGAGGGAACGCACAACCTTTCGGTGCCCTTTGCGGTGCGTGATGAGACGGGCGCGGTGCGGGATCGCGGCAGCGTGCAGGTGGCGCTGCGGCGGCACGTGCAGGTGCGCCGCGATGCGCAGAGCGGCGCGCTGTACTACGACGTGACTCTTTCGGGCGACGCGGATATCACGGAGTATACCACCGCGTACATCCCCGGCGACGTAGCGTCGGGGCACCAGAAGATTCGCCAGGATGTGGCTGCGCGCATCGAGCAGGGCTGCCGCGAGGTGATCGATACGGTGCAGCAGGGCTATGGCGTGGACAGCTTCGGTTTTTCGCAGCACGCCCTTGCCAGGTGGCGGCTGGATTTGCAGGACACCATCGACGCGGACTTCCGCGACAAGGCGCACATCAACGTGCGGGTGCAGATCGGGCTTGTCAACAGCGGGCAGATCCGCTGA
- a CDS encoding ABC transporter ATP-binding protein, with protein MSLLMHEAPLAQQEPVIAMRDVCKNYSGDVQALYHINLAVYEGDFVAIMGPSGSGKSTLLNILGCLDTPSSGAYYIGGEDVRAFSRDALARVRAKTIGFVFQSFNLLPRLTSQENVELPLYYQGLPREARHARARAALAQMRLEQRASHVPGELSGGQRQRVAIARALVNRPSLLLADEPTGNLDSRTGAEIMQVLSQLNARGVTIVLITHEREIAQYARTHYTMRDGRLHSGLYEGRG; from the coding sequence ATGTCGTTGTTGATGCATGAGGCGCCGCTTGCGCAGCAGGAGCCGGTGATTGCCATGCGGGACGTCTGTAAGAATTACAGCGGGGATGTGCAGGCCCTTTACCACATCAATCTGGCGGTGTACGAGGGGGATTTTGTCGCGATCATGGGCCCATCCGGATCGGGCAAGTCCACGCTGCTCAACATCCTGGGCTGCCTGGATACGCCCTCCTCGGGGGCGTATTATATTGGGGGCGAGGACGTGCGCGCCTTCTCGCGCGACGCGCTGGCCCGCGTGCGCGCAAAGACCATTGGCTTCGTGTTTCAGTCCTTTAACTTATTGCCGCGTCTTACATCCCAGGAGAACGTGGAGCTGCCCCTCTACTACCAGGGCCTGCCGCGCGAGGCACGCCATGCGCGCGCGCGGGCGGCGCTTGCGCAGATGCGCCTGGAGCAGCGCGCCTCCCACGTGCCGGGGGAGCTCTCCGGCGGGCAGCGCCAGCGCGTGGCCATTGCGCGCGCGCTGGTCAACCGGCCCTCGCTGCTGCTTGCGGACGAACCGACGGGCAACCTGGACTCGCGCACGGGCGCGGAGATCATGCAGGTGCTCTCCCAGCTCAATGCGCGGGGGGTGACCATCGTGCTCATCACCCATGAGCGGGAGATCGCCCAGTACGCCCGCACCCACTACACCATGCGCGACGGACGGCTGCACAGCGGCCTGTATGAAGGAAGGGGATAA
- a CDS encoding ABC transporter permease encodes MRLRDYFSMSFYNLSLNAVRSFLTMLGIIIGTASLIAVSSIGQGGQVRIQSELNKFGIDEIYIYTETDEAGNAPTLTNEDVDFLLQRIDALEGGYPIITSGAEMAYRGRIIGTALLGTTAQFYRMGHVDLIEGRFLSPFDTAASEPVAVIGRDTARSLFGQESAIGKYVQIAQRPFRVVGVYKQNGYVAVDSKTQEACYIPVAMMQQLSGSKQVNRIVMYTQDTDALVALGHEATRSLQAKYGPARGTYASATLAKELALADEVMGIFMLVMGAVAALALLVGGIGVMNIMLVSVKERTREIGIRKALGARDGQVLLQFLIEAAMLALVGGALGVGLGAALGLIAANMIGIPYIWMGTSAVLAVLFCTAIGLVFGVYPARKAAMLDPVDALRQEA; translated from the coding sequence ATGCGGCTGCGCGATTATTTTTCCATGTCCTTTTACAATCTCTCGCTCAACGCTGTGCGCTCCTTTTTGACGATGCTGGGCATCATCATCGGCACCGCGTCGCTCATCGCGGTCTCGAGCATCGGTCAGGGCGGCCAGGTGCGCATCCAAAGCGAGCTGAACAAATTTGGCATCGACGAAATCTACATCTACACCGAGACGGACGAGGCAGGCAACGCGCCCACCCTCACAAACGAGGATGTGGACTTCCTGCTGCAGCGCATTGACGCGCTGGAGGGGGGATATCCCATCATCACAAGCGGCGCAGAGATGGCCTACCGGGGGCGTATCATCGGCACGGCGCTTTTGGGTACCACCGCGCAGTTTTACCGCATGGGCCACGTGGACCTGATCGAGGGGCGCTTTTTGTCGCCCTTTGATACCGCCGCCTCTGAGCCGGTGGCGGTGATCGGGCGGGACACGGCGCGCAGCCTCTTTGGCCAGGAGAGTGCCATTGGCAAATACGTCCAGATCGCTCAGCGCCCCTTCCGCGTTGTGGGGGTGTACAAACAGAACGGCTATGTGGCGGTGGACTCCAAAACGCAGGAGGCGTGCTACATACCGGTGGCGATGATGCAGCAGCTCTCCGGCTCCAAGCAGGTCAACCGCATCGTCATGTACACGCAGGATACCGACGCGCTGGTGGCGCTGGGCCACGAGGCGACGCGCAGCCTGCAGGCTAAGTACGGGCCTGCGCGCGGTACGTACGCCTCGGCCACGCTGGCCAAGGAGCTGGCCTTGGCCGACGAGGTGATGGGCATCTTTATGCTGGTGATGGGCGCGGTGGCGGCGCTCGCGCTGCTGGTGGGCGGCATCGGGGTGATGAATATCATGCTCGTCTCGGTCAAGGAGCGCACGCGCGAGATCGGCATCCGCAAGGCACTGGGCGCACGCGACGGGCAGGTGCTGCTGCAGTTTCTGATAGAGGCCGCGATGCTCGCGCTGGTGGGTGGCGCGCTGGGCGTGGGCCTGGGCGCGGCGCTGGGGCTGATCGCGGCAAATATGATCGGCATCCCCTACATTTGGATGGGCACGTCGGCTGTGCTGGCGGTGCTGTTTTGCACGGCAATCGGCCTGGTGTTCGGCGTTTATCCCGCCCGCAAGGCCGCCATGCTGGACCCTGTGGACGCGCTGCGGCAGGAGGCATAG